The Glycine max cultivar Williams 82 chromosome 12, Glycine_max_v4.0, whole genome shotgun sequence genome window below encodes:
- the LOC100784392 gene encoding probable aminotransferase TAT2, with protein sequence MVRHHTPEKLSKPDIMENGVVTVNRKNHESKANSTITIKGFMSLLMKSVDENGDGSKRVISLGMGDPTLTTYFPISNVAEEAVSEALQSHKFRGYAPTAGLPQARIAIAEYLSRDLPYQLSSEDVYITCGCTQAIDVSVAMLARPGANILLPRPGFPLYELSASFRGVEVRHYDLLPEKGWEVDLDVVEALADQNTVALVIINPGNPCGNVYSYHHLEKIAETAKRIATIVIADEVYGHLAFAGKPFVPMGIFGSIVPVLTLGSFSKRWIVPGWRLGWFVTNDPSGTFRNPKVDERIKKYFDLLGGPATFIQAALPQIIAHTEEVFFKKTIDNLRHAAYICCKELKDNPYIICPYKPEGSMAMMVRLNLSLLEDISDDIDFCFKLAKEESVIILPGTAVGLNNWIRIIFATDPFALLEGLKRVKSFCERHARKCLKTTE encoded by the exons ATGGTGAGGCACCACACCCCAGAAAAACTGAGCAAGCCAGACATCATGGAAAATGGTGTTGTGACCGTGAATAGAAAAAACCATGAATCCAAAGCTAATTCCACCATTACCATTAAGGGTTTCATGAGCCTTCTGATGAAAAGTGTAGATGAGAATGGTGATGGTAGCAAGAGAGTTATTTCTCTGGGTATGGGGGATCCAACTCTCACCACTTATTTTCCCATCTCAAATGTAGCTGAAGAAGCTGTTTCCGAAGCCCTTCAGTCACACAAGTTTCGTGGCTATGCTCCCACTGCAGGTCTTCCACAGGCCAGGAT TGCAATTGCTGAATACCTGTCTCGTGACCTTCCTTACCAATTATCAAGTGAGGATGTTTATATCACTTGTGGATGCACACAAGCCATTGATGTGTCAGTGGCAATGCTTGCTCGCCCCGGTGCAAACATCTTGCTTCCAAGACCAGGCTTCCCACTCTATGAACTTAGTGCTTCATTTAGAGGGGTTGAAGTGAGGCATTATGATCTGCTTCCAGAGAAAGGTTGGGAGGTTGATCTAGATGTTGTTGAAGCTCTTGCTGATCAGAACACTGTTGCTTTGGTGATTATAAATCCTGGGAATCCTTGTGGGAATGTGTATAGTTACCATCATTTGGAGAAG ATTGCTGAAACTGCAAAACGGATTGCAACAATTGTGATTGCTGATGAAGTTTATGGTCACCTTGCATTTGCGGGCAAGCCTTTTGTGCCAATGGGAATTTTTGGCTCTATTGTTCCTGTTCTGACTCTTGGCTCATTTTCTAAGAGATGGATAGTTCCTGGATGGAGGCTTGGTTGGTTTGTTACAAATGATCCATCTGGCACTTTTAGAAATCCAAAG GTAGATGAGCGAATTAAAAAGTACTTTGATCTTTTGGGAGGTCCTGCCACCTTCATCCAG GCAGCTCTACCTCAGATAATTGCGCATACTGAAGAGGTTTTcttcaagaaaaccattgatAATTTGAGGCATGCTGCATATATATGCTGTAAAGAGTTAAAGGATAATCCATACATTATTTGCCCTTATAAACCAGAAGGGTCCATGGCTATGATG GTAAGACTAAACCTTTCACTTCTGGAGGATATTAGCGATgatattgatttttgtttcaagCTTGCTAAGGAGGAATCCGTTATCATTCTTCCAG GAACTGCGGTAGGGCTGAATAATTGGATTCGTATTATTTTCGCTACTGATCCATTTGCTCTGTTAGAGGGTTTGAAGAGGGTAAAATCTTTTTGTGAAAGGCATGCAAGAAAGTGTTTAAAGACAACTgaataa